The Estrella lausannensis genome window below encodes:
- a CDS encoding ribose-phosphate diphosphokinase — MSEKERQFLLLSGRSHPALAGEVASQLGVTLASVEIATFPDGEISLQINESVRGRDVFIVQTIALDPNNYLMELLVMIDALRRASAKSINVIAPYLGYCRQDRKDKPRVPITAKLVANLIEKAGASRVITFDLHADQVQGFFDIPVENLQARPKLAAAFSRKEKESVVVVAPDAGGVKLARDFAKELDVNFAVLDKNRLDAHHVEVVTIIGDITGKNVLLADDMCSTASTLVSAAKACQERGAKSIFAAVTHGLFVGNAIGKIAESPIESLYVSNTVPLRNAEQLSKKIISVSIAPLLSQAIECILDSKSISSLTAFNHL, encoded by the coding sequence ATGAGTGAAAAAGAGCGTCAGTTTCTTTTGTTGTCAGGTCGGTCTCATCCGGCATTGGCCGGAGAGGTGGCGTCTCAGCTGGGAGTTACATTAGCCAGTGTGGAAATAGCGACATTTCCGGATGGCGAAATATCTCTCCAGATAAACGAAAGCGTGCGGGGCCGAGATGTATTTATAGTGCAAACAATCGCCCTGGATCCTAACAACTACTTGATGGAGTTGTTAGTGATGATCGATGCCTTGAGAAGAGCCTCTGCTAAGTCAATCAATGTAATAGCCCCCTATTTGGGTTACTGCAGGCAAGACCGCAAAGACAAACCCCGAGTGCCGATCACTGCCAAATTGGTGGCGAACCTAATCGAAAAAGCGGGTGCTTCAAGGGTGATAACCTTTGATCTCCACGCAGATCAGGTTCAAGGTTTTTTTGATATTCCTGTTGAAAATTTGCAAGCGCGACCCAAGTTGGCTGCAGCGTTCTCAAGGAAAGAAAAAGAATCTGTCGTTGTTGTTGCCCCCGATGCCGGAGGCGTCAAGTTGGCAAGAGATTTTGCCAAAGAACTTGATGTGAACTTCGCCGTTTTGGACAAAAACAGATTAGACGCCCATCATGTGGAAGTGGTCACGATCATAGGAGATATCACAGGAAAAAATGTACTTCTCGCTGATGATATGTGCTCTACAGCAAGCACATTGGTGTCAGCTGCGAAAGCATGCCAAGAGAGGGGGGCGAAATCGATTTTTGCAGCGGTAACGCATGGACTGTTTGTTGGGAATGCAATCGGCAAAATAGCTGAAAGCCCGATTGAATCCCTTTATGTAAGCAATACAGTGCCTTTAAGAAATGCGGAACAGCTTTCGAAAAAAATCATTTCTGTCTCAATCGCACCTCTTCTTAGTCAGGCTATCGAGTGCATCCTGGATAGTAAGTCTATCTCCTCGCTTACAGCGTTTAACCACCTGTAA
- the pgsA gene encoding CDP-diacylglycerol--glycerol-3-phosphate 3-phosphatidyltransferase translates to MGLANFLTLTRVLLSPFFLIIYVHYSFLGLSQESMPYALLILLVLLELSDAFDGYYARRYGEVSDLGKILDPMADSVARISMFLAFTYPPIDIPVLFVFLIIWRDSIVSTLRTICALRGVALAARKSGKIKSVAQAATAIFIVLLMLLQSRGTIALSQLQTISFWIALAAVSFTLLTAVDYISSNRVHIKKILSFKRRKQKNLKT, encoded by the coding sequence TTGGGACTGGCTAACTTTCTGACATTGACTAGGGTACTCTTGAGCCCCTTTTTTCTGATTATCTACGTACACTACTCTTTCCTTGGCCTGTCGCAAGAGTCGATGCCCTATGCCCTGCTGATCCTGCTGGTACTCCTAGAGCTATCGGATGCGTTTGACGGATACTATGCCAGGCGCTACGGAGAGGTCTCTGACCTTGGCAAGATATTGGATCCGATGGCAGACAGCGTCGCGCGTATTTCCATGTTTTTAGCCTTCACCTACCCTCCCATCGACATCCCGGTGCTCTTTGTCTTTTTGATCATCTGGAGGGATTCCATCGTCAGCACGCTGCGCACCATCTGTGCTTTGCGAGGAGTGGCTCTTGCAGCCCGCAAAAGCGGCAAAATCAAGTCGGTAGCCCAAGCTGCAACTGCAATTTTTATCGTTCTTCTCATGCTGCTGCAGAGCCGTGGGACCATTGCCTTAAGTCAACTGCAAACGATCAGTTTCTGGATTGCACTCGCCGCTGTTTCATTCACCTTGCTGACAGCTGTCGATTACATCTCCTCCAACCGCGTACACATTAAAAAGATACTTTCCTTCAAAAGGCGAAAACAAAAGAACCTCAAGACGTAA
- a CDS encoding adenosine kinase → MAGGKVLGIGAAVLDHTLFATDDLLSEIHVFKGSAGPASQEKLRYILAKGKIAKPPAAGGSAANTIRGLAMLEQPCAFFGKAGNDQAGEIFRQSLANAQIDSFMVTSPLPTTEVACLITEDGEKTMFYHLGASTDIKPDEITQALFQNTRIVHIEGYTFLQEGVPERAAELAREAGCLVSLDLGSFTLVRQKKGRMADFIIRYCDIVFANADEAFALTGQPPKEACLLMKDLSETAVVLFGEGGAWVGKGYDLMHGPSLPARAVDTTGAGDLFIAGFLYGVLQGFSLERCALNGNLLASEVIGHLGSEIPHERWPSLKARIKG, encoded by the coding sequence GTGGCTGGAGGCAAAGTTTTAGGCATCGGCGCAGCGGTGCTAGATCACACACTTTTTGCAACGGATGATCTCCTGAGCGAAATTCATGTTTTCAAAGGATCCGCCGGGCCCGCCTCGCAAGAGAAACTGCGCTATATCCTAGCGAAAGGCAAGATCGCCAAACCTCCCGCGGCAGGTGGCAGCGCCGCCAACACCATCCGTGGGCTGGCGATGCTGGAGCAACCTTGCGCCTTTTTCGGGAAAGCGGGCAATGATCAAGCCGGCGAAATCTTCCGGCAATCTCTTGCAAACGCCCAAATCGACTCCTTCATGGTCACCTCCCCTCTCCCTACCACAGAAGTGGCTTGCCTGATTACAGAAGATGGCGAAAAAACGATGTTTTACCATCTCGGAGCGAGTACAGATATAAAGCCGGACGAAATCACCCAGGCTCTTTTTCAAAACACCCGTATTGTCCATATCGAAGGCTATACCTTTTTGCAAGAAGGTGTACCTGAGAGGGCGGCGGAATTGGCGAGGGAGGCAGGCTGCCTCGTCTCATTAGATCTCGGAAGCTTTACTCTTGTCCGGCAAAAAAAAGGACGTATGGCGGACTTCATCATCCGCTATTGCGATATCGTTTTTGCCAATGCCGATGAAGCCTTCGCGCTCACCGGCCAACCCCCGAAAGAGGCATGCCTCCTGATGAAAGATCTCTCGGAGACGGCTGTAGTGCTTTTCGGCGAAGGGGGAGCATGGGTTGGCAAAGGGTACGATCTGATGCACGGCCCCAGCCTGCCGGCAAGGGCGGTGGACACCACTGGCGCCGGTGATCTTTTTATTGCCGGCTTCCTCTATGGAGTGCTCCAGGGATTTTCTCTTGAGCGTTGCGCCCTAAACGGCAATCTGCTGGCCAGCGAGGTGATCGGCCACCTGGGCAGCGAAATTCCGCATGAACGTTGGCCTTCTTTAAAGGCCCGCATTAAGGGTTAA
- a CDS encoding DTW domain-containing protein, producing MQSEVVDIIIRHRRENLKKCSLRGLESRSDLRFFTYPRDQVPDLTGFLLLSFEGKPLSTEDRDRGIVVVDGTWKLAQAIYKNTPSLHQLEKRSLPLHFITAYPRRQDDCDDPDRGLASVEALFIARTLQGRDSSGLLDHYHWKEKFLTLNAGL from the coding sequence ATGCAGTCAGAAGTTGTAGATATCATTATTCGCCATCGCCGGGAAAACCTCAAAAAATGCAGCTTGCGCGGCCTTGAGAGCCGAAGCGATTTGCGATTTTTCACCTATCCGCGCGACCAGGTGCCGGATCTGACAGGTTTCCTTCTCCTTTCGTTTGAAGGTAAACCCTTGAGTACAGAGGACAGGGATAGGGGGATTGTAGTGGTGGACGGAACCTGGAAGCTTGCCCAGGCTATCTATAAGAACACTCCCTCGCTTCACCAACTGGAGAAACGATCGCTTCCGCTGCATTTCATCACTGCCTACCCGCGACGTCAGGACGACTGTGACGACCCGGACAGGGGACTTGCGTCGGTTGAGGCTCTCTTCATTGCGCGCACACTGCAGGGACGGGACTCCTCGGGTTTACTCGATCACTACCACTGGAAAGAAAAGTTTTTAACCCTTAATGCGGGCCTTTAA